CGTCACCACCGAGTCCACCGGCTCCTCCGTCGCCGTTGACTCCGCCGTTCGGCGTGCCGCCGCCGGTACCGCCATTGCCACCGTGGCCGCCGTTGCCGCCCTGGCCGGAGACGGCAGTGACGGGGTCCAGGGGGGCAGCGACGGTTCCGCCGGCGCCGCCGTCGCCGCCCTTGCCGCCGTGGCCGCCGGCGCCGCCGGTGGCGGTCGGGCCCCCCGAGTCACCGCCGGTACCGCCGGCGCCGCCGTCACCACCGTGGCCTCCGGCAGTACTGGTGTCGACGGCGGCGGAGATTCCCGCACCTCCGTCGCCGCCTGCCCCCGCGGCGCCACCCCGGCCCGCGGTCCCCGGCGCCGCCGAGACGTTGGCACCGGCCGCACCGCCGCTGCCGCCGTTGCCGCCGGTACCGCCGTCACCGGCCTGCGTCAGGCTGGATGCGCCCAGACCTCCCTGACCACCGGCACCGCCCGCGCCGCCGTCACCGTTCGCGGCCAGCACGCCGAGGATGTTGCCGCCCGCTCCGCCGGCGCTGCCGCCTCCACCGCCGGCACCACCATTGCCGCCGGCGGTGCCGTTGACCCGTGCGTCCATGCCGTTGCCCCCGTCGCCGCCGCGGCCTCCGGATCCCCCCTTGCCGCCGGCGCCGTTGACACCGTGGTTGTTACCGCCAAATCCGGTGCCTCCGCCGGCGCCGCCGTGTCCGCCGTTACCGCCGGTGCCGCCGGCCAGGACGTCGTCGCCCGCCGCACCGTCGGCGCCCGCGCCGCCCTGACCACCCGTGCCGCCGCTGCCGTTGATGCCGAACGCGTCACCGGCGTTGCCGCCGATACCGCCGGAGCCGCCGTTACCGCCGCTGCCGCCGGAGGCGCCCACCCCACCCGGGGCCCCGCCGGTGCCGCCGGTCCCGCCGTTCCCGCCGCGGCCGCCGTTTCCGTCGAAGAAGTCGGAACCCCCCATCGCCCCGACGACGCCGGCACCGCCGTCTCCGGCATCTCCGCCACCGCCGGCCCTACCCGCCACGGTGCCGCCACTGCCGGCCGCGCCGCCCACGCCGCCGTTGCCGCCCACCCCACCGTTTCCACCGTTTCCGCTTCGGCCACCACTATTGAAACCGGCCGTGCCACCACTGCCGCCCTGCCCGCCGTTGCCACCCAGGCCGCCAGACCCGTTGGTGCCGCCGACACCCGAGTTGCCGCCAACGCCGCCGGCACCACCGGCACCCCCGCTGAATCCGGTGCCGCCATCGGCACCCGCGCCGCCGGCGGTACCGACGCCTCCGGTGCCGCCCTGGCCACCGAGGCCACCGATACCGCCCACCCCGTAGCTACCCGCGGCACCCACCGCACCGACACCTCCACCGGCGGCCCCGCCTGCTCCCGCGGCGCCGCCCACGCCGCCCACGCCGCCGGCACCGCCGTCCGTGCCCACACCGACGCCGCCGGCACCGCCGACGCCGCCCGTGCCGCCGTTTCCGCCCAGCCCGCCATTGCCGTTGACGCCACCGGCACCCGCGCTCCCGCCCTGCCCGCCGGCACCACCGGCGCCGCCGGCAAAGCCCACGTCGCCGACGCCGCCCGCCATGCCGGTCTTCCCGGCATCACCGGTGCCGCCATTACCGCCGGTGCCGCCGTCCCCGCCGACACCGACATGACCGGTCAGGCCCGACCGGCCCGCACCGCTACCCGGCGCACCACCCGGACCGGCGTCACCCCCGCGTCCACCGGTCCCGCCGGCTTGTCCAGCGGCACCCGTGATCGCGGTGCCGTCTGCCCCGCGGCCGCCCAGGCCACCGTTACCGCCGGTGCCACCGTCACCGCTGGTGCCGCCCGCGCCCGCACCGCCGCCCTGTCCACCCGCGCCGCCGGCTCCACCGGAGAAGCCCGGCGCGCCGGGTGACGACCCGGTGTCACCGATCCCGCCGTTACCGCCGACACCGCCGCTGCCGCCCAACCCGTGATCGCCGGCGCCGCCCGCGGCGCCCACCCCGCTCCCGGCGGCGCCGCCGGCCCCGGCAGCACCGCCTTTACCGCCCGCGAAACCGGCCTGACCTGCGGCCCCGACGCCATTCGCGCCGTCCGCGCCGACCCCGCCGGCGCCGCCGTTGCCGCCCCGGCCACCAGCGCCGTTGGTGCCTCCGATCCCGGCGCTGCCACCCTGACCGCCGGCACCCCCGGTGCCACCGTCGAACCCGGCGGATCCGGCCTTCGGGCTGTCTTCCGCAGCCGCGCCGTTGCCGCCGACGCCTCCGGTTCCGCCGACACCGTCATGGCCCACCGTGCCCGAGGCGCCCGCGCCTTCGCCCGCAGCACCACCCGAACCGGCCCTCCCGCCGCTGCCTCCGGCGCCGCCGGCCTGGCCATCGGCACCCGCAATCGCGACGCCGTCGGCGCCGCGGCCGCCCGTTCCGCCGTTTCCGCCGACACCGCCGGTGCCGTTGACACCCCCGGCCGGCGATGACCCGCCGGCGCCGCCCTGTCCGCCCGCGCCGCCGGTCAATCCGGTCGCGCCGGCGGTGACCGCCGCATCACCGGCCCCACCGGAGCCGCCGGTTCCTCCGGTGCCACCGACTCCCGCATGTCCAACCGCGCCGCCGAACCCGAGCGGCGACGTTCCCCCGGCCCCGCCAGACCCCGCCGTCCCGCCGGTACCGCCCGTGCCACCGACGGCACCATCGACGCCGTAGCCGACACCACTGAAGCCGGCCCCACCGGTCCCGCCGGTACCGCCGGCCCCCCCGGTACCTCCACTCCCACCAAGACTGAACAGCCCCGTCGAGGCCCCGCCGGGTCCCCCGGCTCCCCCGGTGCCGCCCGTGCTCCCGGCTCCCGCGGCCGCGGCGGCGGTACCCGCGTCACCGGCGAGACCCATCCCGCCCGCACCGCCGGGTCCGCCCACACCGCCGCCCCAGAACAGCGGGGCCCGCGCGGTGCCACCCACACCGCCGGCGCCTCCGGTGCCGGGACCCAGCACGGCGCCACCCACCACGCCGGCCGCTCCGCCGGCACCGCCGGCGCCGCCGGCCCCACCGAATCCGCCCAGGAACCCACCGGGACCGCCGACACCGCCGATACCGCCGGTCCCGCCGAAGGCCGCCGCGGCACCACCGGCCCCGCCGGCCCCGCCGTTACCCAGCAACCCCGCCGCGCCACCCGGCCCGCCGGCCTGACCCGGTGCGCCTGAGCCTCCGTTGCCCCCGTTGCCGAGCAATAAGCCGCCCGGCCCACCGGCCTGACCCGTGCCGGCCGCGCCGTCGGCACCGTTGCCGATCAACGCACGCCCCAACGCCAATTCGGTCGGGGTATTGATTGCCTTGAGAACGCCTTCTTCCAGCGCCTGTAACGGCGACGCATTGGCGGCTTCAGCCGCGGCATACGCGGCCGCGCCGGACGTCAGGGCCGATACGAACCGCTCGTGCCATGCCGCGGCCTGCGCGCTGAGCACCTGATATTGCCGACCGAACGTGCCGAATAGTGACGCGATCACCGCCGACACCTCGTCGCCGGCGGCCGCCACCACCGTCGTCGTCGATGTCGCTGCCGCCGCACCCGCGGACTGGACCGCCGACCCGATACGTGTCAGATCCTGCGACGCCGCGACCACGACATCAAGTGCGATGACAACAAAGGACGACATCAGCGACTCCCCATCCTCGGCGCGTTCAGCCAACCGGGCTGTCGACTGCAGCCGGTTCCGCCTGGTCGGAATTACGGTGCAGCGCTTGGGCTTTGAGTGCAGCGAGGGCAAGCAGAATGGCTCCGCCGGTGGCCCAACAGGTCAGCACGGCGATCGCCCGGCCGGCACCCGCGCCGTCGAAGAACGCGGTGGAGCGCAACAGGGTGGCGGTGGCGCCCTGGGGCAGATACTGACCGAAAGTCCCCCATCCGCGTGGCAACATCTCCGGGGCGCTGGTCAGCCCGGACAGCGGGTTGCCCAACAGCAGCGCCAACGACGACCCGACGATCAACCCGGCCCGCCCGAACAGCGAACCCAGTGCCAGCACGGCCAGTCCGGATCCCAGCAATCCGAGCAGCAATCCCGCGGCCACTGCCGCCACGTTCTGGTCAATGGCGCCCAACACATTTCGTAGCACGACGGCGATCACCCCCGCGGCAAGCACCGAAAATGACAGCAGGGCAACGAGTCTCAGCCATGGCCGCGCCGGCAGCAGGAGCACCAGCGCGATCGCGGGCAATAGGCCGGCGAGCGTGATCGGCAGCACGGATGCGGACAGACCTGCACCGCGCGGGTCAGCGGAGGTCGGTGGCGCCAGGTCCTCGGTGCGCAACGGCATCCCGGCGCGCTGTGCGATGCCGTTGCCGAACTGCGTCAGCAGTTGCGCCACCGTCGGGCTGGCGCCGGATGCGGTGAGCAGGGCGGGGCCGGCGGCCCCGAAGGCGAGGCCGCCGTATTCGTCGCGGTTGCGGATCGCCGCGCGCAACGATGCCTCGTCGGCGTAGGGGGTGACGCGGAACGCGCCGGGGGCGTTCTGCCGAACCAGCGCGGCGACCTGTTCGGCTTGCGGCCCCGCCGTACCGATCGGCACGTCGTGGGGCTTGCTGCGGGCGGCCGGCAGCGCGAAGGCGATGGCGATGACCGTGATCGCGGCGGTCAGCGCGAACACGATCACGACCGCGCGCGTGACCGCTCCGCCGGTGCGCGCCGTCGTCGAACGCCGCTCGTGCGGGTGGCCGCCGGGGCTTTTTTCAACGTCCAATGAAATCATGCCAGCAGCGTAAGCCCGGTCGATACTTATTTCAATAGCCATTGAAATGATACTGTCGCCAGGTGCCCTCACGTGCTGCGAAGGAGAAGCGGCGGGGTAGACGTCAAGGCGAACCGGTGTCCCGCGACGCGGTGTTGCACGCGGCCAAGCGCCAGTTCGCCAGGGGCGGCTACGAGAAGACGACGCTGCGTGCGATCGCCGACGACGCGCGCGTCGATCCGGCGATGCTGCTCTACCTGTTCGGCTCCAAAGCCGAACTGTTCCGCGAGTCACTCAAGCTGGTGCTCGACCCCAACGTCATCACCGCACAGCTGACCGAGGCCGACGGCGACCTCGGGTGCCGCATCGTCCGGGCCTACCTGAGCGTCTGGGAGGCACCCGATACCGCCGCGAGCATGGTCTCGATGGTGCAGTCGGCGACGTCGAACAGCGATGCGCACGAAGCGTTTCGGGAATTCCTACAGAGCTACGTGATGGCCGCGGTGACCGCGGCGCTGGGCGGCGGGGAGGAGGTGCAGTTGCGTGCGATGCTCGCGGCGACCAACCTCGTCGGCACGGCGATGCTGCGGTATGTCATGCGAGTGCCGCCGCTGTCGTCGCTGAGTGCCGAACAGGTGGTCGCGCTGGTCGGTCCCGCGGTGCAGCGGTATCTGACGGCGCCGGGCGATGAATTGGGTCTGGACGCGGTGTCGTGAACTGCCTCAGCTGAACCCGAGAGCACCCCGCCGGGCATCGGCCGGATGAAAATCCTTCTGCGAGAACTACAGTGGCCAGGGGCGGGATCGACAAAAGAAATTCGCAGCCGCAACGATGTCGTCGGAATCTTTCCCACCGCGACGCTCTGATCCGCCTCGTCGTCCCTCTGATGGCCGAACAACACGACGAAATGGGCCGAGTCACGGCGCTACGTCGGCATCGACGTATTCAGCAAATCCTGTGTGCCCACCACGACACCAGCAGAACGGGAGGACAACCCCGCGCCACTAACCGCATCAGTCACGACATCGAAGAATCACACAACGACGTCGTACACCAGGTCCCTGCACTTGACCGCCTGGCTCCGGCAGGTCTCATATGGATACGTTCGGAACTCAAACACAGCTGCACACCTTTCCTACGCCGTGACATCGCGCGTGGAATGCACACAACACACCGTCGCACCTGAGAGGATCGTCCGGTGCAGTATCCGTTGGAGCAACTCGGTCCTGCTGGATTTCAGGAGCTTGCGGCAGCGTTAGCGGTGGCCGCGTGCGGTCGGCACGTGCAAGCCCTAGGAGTCGGTCGAGACGGTGGACGCGACATGTTCTGTCGTGGCCGCATCGCTTGGGCGGACCAGGGGCAAGAAATGGCAGAAGTCTGGGATGGATACACCGTTTTCCAGGTCAAGCAGAAAACCAGCATAGACTCCATTCCTGGCAAGAATGCTCAATGGCTGTGGACCCAAATTCGGAGCGAATTAGAGCAGTGGGCAGACCCTGATTCCGGTCGAGAACCAGTACCCAACTACCTCGTTTTCGTGAGCAACGTACCACTGACCCCCACTCCCGACACGGGCGGCCTCGCGTTGGTGGATGCACAAATTGAAAACTTTATCGAGTCGTTCGATGACGCATCAAAAGACATAAGTCCGAGCACGAGGCGACAGCGAGAAGCAAGGCGCGCAAGACTCAGTCGCATTCGGGACTGGCGCATATGGGACAGGATCCAAATCGAAGCTTATCTCAATGTCTATGCTGCTGTTCGGCGGGCATTTACAGCGCTACTGACTGCTCAAGATGTGTTCTCTCGCATAACAGAATTTACGGATACACTTCCCGTAGACGAGCTTGAGCCCGCGCTACGAAAGCACGCTAGGGCGGCTTTAGTTGGAGAACGTTCGATCTATTTTGACGAGGCAGGCGCAGGCGACAGCACAGGAACACCCATCGAGCAAATTGCTATTGATCTCCCGATAACGCCCGCATCAGACGGATCCAGACGTACGGCGCTTGGCTATATATTGGAGCGTGCGGAGCGCATTCTCAGGCCATCCCTGTCATTGCATGAAGGACCACGACATCTGGTCTTGGCGGGCGCCCCGGGAAACGGAAAAACGACATTATCTAAGTTTGTCATACAGGCGTACCGAGCCGCATTTGTGTTCGGCGATAATGCCTTAGGAACCGAACATAGCGCTGCAGTAAAAGCTACGGCCGAGGCACTGGTTGATCTCAAGCATGGCGGTCTTCCTAGACACCGGCGATGGCCCATGCGTATTGATCTCGCAGAATACGCAAAGGAAGACGGCTTGGGTCAAGATTCAACCCTGTTAAGATGGATAGCGCACAAAATTTCGCGGCGCTCGAATGCGGGCTCCGTGGCACCCGCAGCACTCGACGCCTGGATGCGACAATGGCCCTGCATTCTCGTCCTCGACGGGTTAGATGAGGTCACCGAGCCTTCTGTGCGTCGGCGATTGATCAGGCAGATAACCGAGTTCGTGGCCGAGGCTGATGCCGACAACTGGGACTTATTGGTTATTTTGACTACACGGCCAATGGGCTACGTCGAAAATATTGCGCCTCTTTTATTTGAACGAATTGATCTTTCACGGCTACAGAAAACACAGGCGGTTAGCTACGGGATTAAAGCTACACGGGTTCGACTACGAGGCGATCAAGATAAGGTAGACCGCATTGAGTCCGAGCTACGCAAAGCCGCGGAAATGGAAGTATTTCGCAATCTCATACAAACTCCGCTTCAAGTATTAATTATAACAATAATCTTAGAAGGTGCAGGCCGGCTTACTCCTGACAGGTACAGTCTATTCTGGACATATTACGACACCGTATTCAAGCGGGAGCGCAGTAAGCCTCTATGGTCAGCTCGCTTACTGCAAGAACACGCTCCGCATATTCTCACTCTCCACCAGCGAGTGGGGTTCGATCTGCAGGTTTTGAGCGAATCGGCAGAAGGCGCAACGGCCACAATCTCTCTATCGAGACTGCGTGAAACCGCCTGGCTAGTGCTTCAAGAAGCAGGGTTTAGACCTTCTACTGCGGATAGTGGACTTCTCGATCAGATAGTTACCGCTGCAACGCACCGTTTGGTACTGCTTGCACCGCGGGAGGATCACGAAGAGGGCTTTGGCTTCGACGTTCGCTCGCTCCAGGAGCTTATGGCAGCTCGATACATTGTCACCGGCACCAATGAGCGGGTGGCCGAACGGTTGCAGACCGCTGCTGCTAGTCCGCATTGGCGAAACGTCTGGCTGTTCGCCGCTGGCAGCTGCTTTGCAGAGCCGCAGCCGCACGAACATGCCGCGCTGGTGGAGCTGGTTAAGCAGGTCGATAAGAATGCATCTCAGCGACTTGGGCTTGTGTGCCCCGTCGGACCGGCTCTTGCTCTCGAACTTGTAGACGATGGCATGGCTCGAGCGCACCCCAGGTTCTACGACGAGCTACTCGTACACGGCCTCGGCATCTTGAGTCTGCCGAGCCCATCAGATCCTCTGTCCATCGCGCGTGCGTTAGTTCGGGCCGCAGACGTCGCGGACAGAAACCGCACAGCTATCGCGGACGCTCTGCGCAACGCACTCGCGGGATCTCCCGTTTCGCAGGAAACTGCGGAAGAAATCCGAGCCTCAGTTGGCACCGCTGGTCGGGAAGCAGGGGCTACCCTGCATGCGATGGGACTCGGTGATGTTCGCGCTATCGCGGTAGCCGGACTGAAACGCGCCTCAGCGTCGCCCGAAAATCACTGGGATCGGTACCGTGACACCCTGCTGTTGGCCGGCACGTCCGGCAAGACGGCTGAAGTTCTCGCGACCGCAGATTCAGTCCTTCGCCACATTCATAGGCATGGCAACCCCGGTACCGGCAGCGTTACGAGCATCCTTGCAGCGATTCGTGATTCTGAGGCATCAGAGATTTTGGAGATTGCGCTCGAGGAAATCGCGCAGTATGAACCGCGGCTGATCCGTCAATTACGCGATGGACTTCTGACGGAGATTTATCGTGCGCCAATTGGTGAGCTAATTCGTTGAGTGCGAATAGAGTGCATCCGCTCAAATTTCACACGAATCGTAGGGGCTTATTGATTAGGTTAAGCCCGGCGTCGTTACCACAGGCCGCAGTAGAAAGACCACCCGCCAAGTCCGCGCTCGGCGATGTCTCGCTACTAAGCTGTATGCCCGAAGATCCCCGCCATCCTGTCCTACTTCGCCTTCCAAACGCGTCAGCAGGTGTAGACGCGGAGTCACGACGATGGACGAGTACAACGGGTTAGGAACGCTCATTGCATTTACCGCAGGATCGACAGGAGGAAGCCACCGATGTACCTAGAGCGACTGCAGGTCGAATCAGAGGGTTTCCTGGCAGGACTCGATCTTGATTTCGTGCCCGGATTAAACGTCATTATAGGCGCAAGAGGCACAGGCAAGACATCTCTTATCGAGCTGATTCGATATTGCACAGGCGCGGGTGCGTTTACGGAAGACGCGTTAAGTCGCGGTCACCAGCAAGCCGTAGCCATCTTAGACGGCGGCGCAGTAACTATCACTTTTAGTGATCAAAACCAGCGGTACACGGTAACTAGATCAGCGGCTGGAAATTTTACATATTCTCAACCAAAAGCCAATTTTTCGTGCACCGTCTTGGCCCAAAGTGAAGTCGAAGCAGTGGGTGCCCAAGCAGCAGGTCGCCTCCATCTGATTGACCGCTTTCGCAGCAAACGGGAGGAAGACAATCGGGAGCTTATCTCGATTCGTTCGCGACTAAAAAGCCAGACCGCCGAATTAGCTGCACTACTTAAGGAAATGCGGGCTATTGCAGACGAAACCGAAGCCCTGAGTGCTATCGAAGAAACGCTGGATACAGCGAGGAAACAGCAAAAAGACATCCTCGATGTCTCGAGTACCACGCAAGCTCAGCAGAACGAGCTTCAAGAGTTGCAACAGGTAAGCAGCGTTATTGCAACCCGCGAGACGATACTCAATCAGGATGTCGAAGAGGTCACAAGCTTTGCCAGAGATCTAACGGACTTGTACAGACGGGCTGATAGATTAATTCAGCCATGGCCCGAAACCGCTGCAATTGATGTTGCTGTCACATACCGAGTCCACCTACGACAACTGCATGATGCGCTCGGGTCAGCGAGAGAAGCGTTGTCCCAACTGGATGCTAATCTGACATCTGCCATCGCACAAACTGCGGCTCTTCGCGCCTCCGTGGAAACACAAAGTCGACATCTTCGGCAGCAGCTCGACTTAGTGCAGGCAGGTATTGGCCAGGCATCCCGTCGCGTGGCGGAATTAGAGGAACAACATGGCCGATTGAAGGCCTTGGCGAACCTTCTGGATGAAAGAACAAAACGATTCGATCGCTTGGCGGAGGAGCGGGACGGGCTTTACGCTGATCTCGAGAAAAGACGCAGTGCGATCTTTAAAGAGCGTCAGAACATTTGCAGCCAATTAAGTCGTGACCTGTCGCCCGCAATTCGGGCGAGGGTGACCCAGTCCGAGAACGTTGACGCTTACCAGTCTGCGATTATCTCGGCGTTACGCGGTAGCGGCATACATTACAATAACCTTGCGCCCCAAATTGCAAGAGAAGTCGCTCCATTTGAGCTGGTCCAATGGGTCGAATTAAACGACGCAGCAGCCCTTGGATCCGCACTCGGCATCAGATCAGATCGCGCACAAACCATAATATCCGCGCTTAACGGTCGGCAACTAGCCGACATCATTGCTGCAGAAATCGGCGACGGTATCGCTCTCGAACTTCTGGACGGGCCCGAATATAAGTCGACTGACCGGCTGTCCATTGGGCAGCGTTGCACCGTTGTACTTCCCGTTCTTCTCGGCCGTCATGGCGACACTCTGATAATCGACCAGCCCGAGGACCACTTGGACAACGCATTCATTGCATCCACTCTAGTAACTGCATTGCGGCAAAGGCGCGGACAAGACCAATTTATATTTTCGTCACATAATGCCAACATCCCCGTTCTCGGAGAGGCGGATCAAGTGGCTGTCATGACATCAGACGGCGAACACGGCTCTGTCTCACACGTAGGTCCGCTCGACGACCGGAATACGGTGTTACACATCACAGCATTAATGGAAGGCGGGATAGAGGCGTTTACGAAGCGATCACGTTTTTACGAGTTAGAGGGAATCGAGCTTTCGTGAACGCCG
This genomic stretch from Mycobacterium paragordonae harbors:
- a CDS encoding PE family protein, translated to MSSFVVIALDVVVAASQDLTRIGSAVQSAGAAAATSTTTVVAAAGDEVSAVIASLFGTFGRQYQVLSAQAAAWHERFVSALTSGAAAYAAAEAANASPLQALEEGVLKAINTPTELALGRALIGNGADGAAGTGQAGGPGGLLLGNGGNGGSGAPGQAGGPGGAAGLLGNGGAGGAGGAAAAFGGTGGIGGVGGPGGFLGGFGGAGGAGGAGGAAGVVGGAVLGPGTGGAGGVGGTARAPLFWGGGVGGPGGAGGMGLAGDAGTAAAAAGAGSTGGTGGAGGPGGASTGLFSLGGSGGTGGAGGTGGTGGAGFSGVGYGVDGAVGGTGGTGGTAGSGGAGGTSPLGFGGAVGHAGVGGTGGTGGSGGAGDAAVTAGATGLTGGAGGQGGAGGSSPAGGVNGTGGVGGNGGTGGRGADGVAIAGADGQAGGAGGSGGRAGSGGAAGEGAGASGTVGHDGVGGTGGVGGNGAAAEDSPKAGSAGFDGGTGGAGGQGGSAGIGGTNGAGGRGGNGGAGGVGADGANGVGAAGQAGFAGGKGGAAGAGGAAGSGVGAAGGAGDHGLGGSGGVGGNGGIGDTGSSPGAPGFSGGAGGAGGQGGGAGAGGTSGDGGTGGNGGLGGRGADGTAITGAAGQAGGTGGRGGDAGPGGAPGSGAGRSGLTGHVGVGGDGGTGGNGGTGDAGKTGMAGGVGDVGFAGGAGGAGGQGGSAGAGGVNGNGGLGGNGGTGGVGGAGGVGVGTDGGAGGVGGVGGAAGAGGAAGGGVGAVGAAGSYGVGGIGGLGGQGGTGGVGTAGGAGADGGTGFSGGAGGAGGVGGNSGVGGTNGSGGLGGNGGQGGSGGTAGFNSGGRSGNGGNGGVGGNGGVGGAAGSGGTVAGRAGGGGDAGDGGAGVVGAMGGSDFFDGNGGRGGNGGTGGTGGAPGGVGASGGSGGNGGSGGIGGNAGDAFGINGSGGTGGQGGAGADGAAGDDVLAGGTGGNGGHGGAGGGTGFGGNNHGVNGAGGKGGSGGRGGDGGNGMDARVNGTAGGNGGAGGGGGSAGGAGGNILGVLAANGDGGAGGAGGQGGLGASSLTQAGDGGTGGNGGSGGAAGANVSAAPGTAGRGGAAGAGGDGGAGISAAVDTSTAGGHGGDGGAGGTGGDSGGPTATGGAGGHGGKGGDGGAGGTVAAPLDPVTAVSGQGGNGGHGGNGGTGGGTPNGGVNGDGGAGGLGGDAGPGGGSAPISISSGSTVVSGGGGGGGAGGHGGSAGTGSGAGGTGGSGGSGGNGGAGGTVIPAGDAAIGFGGVGGSGGGGANASGADGGIGGAGGGGGAGGASSGQAGVGGGGGGAGGAGTPSATGGSGGSGGSGGAAISSGGASKGGHGGAGAATTGGGGGGGGGAFSEPGNAVGGGDGESGAITGAGAGGVGGVPGGGNDGGSGGTVTHGGGGGLSGGGGVGNGSTGQDS
- a CDS encoding ABC transporter permease, with translation MISLDVEKSPGGHPHERRSTTARTGGAVTRAVVIVFALTAAITVIAIAFALPAARSKPHDVPIGTAGPQAEQVAALVRQNAPGAFRVTPYADEASLRAAIRNRDEYGGLAFGAAGPALLTASGASPTVAQLLTQFGNGIAQRAGMPLRTEDLAPPTSADPRGAGLSASVLPITLAGLLPAIALVLLLPARPWLRLVALLSFSVLAAGVIAVVLRNVLGAIDQNVAAVAAGLLLGLLGSGLAVLALGSLFGRAGLIVGSSLALLLGNPLSGLTSAPEMLPRGWGTFGQYLPQGATATLLRSTAFFDGAGAGRAIAVLTCWATGGAILLALAALKAQALHRNSDQAEPAAVDSPVG
- a CDS encoding NACHT domain-containing protein codes for the protein MAEVWDGYTVFQVKQKTSIDSIPGKNAQWLWTQIRSELEQWADPDSGREPVPNYLVFVSNVPLTPTPDTGGLALVDAQIENFIESFDDASKDISPSTRRQREARRARLSRIRDWRIWDRIQIEAYLNVYAAVRRAFTALLTAQDVFSRITEFTDTLPVDELEPALRKHARAALVGERSIYFDEAGAGDSTGTPIEQIAIDLPITPASDGSRRTALGYILERAERILRPSLSLHEGPRHLVLAGAPGNGKTTLSKFVIQAYRAAFVFGDNALGTEHSAAVKATAEALVDLKHGGLPRHRRWPMRIDLAEYAKEDGLGQDSTLLRWIAHKISRRSNAGSVAPAALDAWMRQWPCILVLDGLDEVTEPSVRRRLIRQITEFVAEADADNWDLLVILTTRPMGYVENIAPLLFERIDLSRLQKTQAVSYGIKATRVRLRGDQDKVDRIESELRKAAEMEVFRNLIQTPLQVLIITIILEGAGRLTPDRYSLFWTYYDTVFKRERSKPLWSARLLQEHAPHILTLHQRVGFDLQVLSESAEGATATISLSRLRETAWLVLQEAGFRPSTADSGLLDQIVTAATHRLVLLAPREDHEEGFGFDVRSLQELMAARYIVTGTNERVAERLQTAAASPHWRNVWLFAAGSCFAEPQPHEHAALVELVKQVDKNASQRLGLVCPVGPALALELVDDGMARAHPRFYDELLVHGLGILSLPSPSDPLSIARALVRAADVADRNRTAIADALRNALAGSPVSQETAEEIRASVGTAGREAGATLHAMGLGDVRAIAVAGLKRASASPENHWDRYRDTLLLAGTSGKTAEVLATADSVLRHIHRHGNPGTGSVTSILAAIRDSEASEILEIALEEIAQYEPRLIRQLRDGLLTEIYRAPIGELIR
- a CDS encoding TetR family transcriptional regulator: MPSRAAKEKRRGRRQGEPVSRDAVLHAAKRQFARGGYEKTTLRAIADDARVDPAMLLYLFGSKAELFRESLKLVLDPNVITAQLTEADGDLGCRIVRAYLSVWEAPDTAASMVSMVQSATSNSDAHEAFREFLQSYVMAAVTAALGGGEEVQLRAMLAATNLVGTAMLRYVMRVPPLSSLSAEQVVALVGPAVQRYLTAPGDELGLDAVS
- a CDS encoding AAA family ATPase translates to MYLERLQVESEGFLAGLDLDFVPGLNVIIGARGTGKTSLIELIRYCTGAGAFTEDALSRGHQQAVAILDGGAVTITFSDQNQRYTVTRSAAGNFTYSQPKANFSCTVLAQSEVEAVGAQAAGRLHLIDRFRSKREEDNRELISIRSRLKSQTAELAALLKEMRAIADETEALSAIEETLDTARKQQKDILDVSSTTQAQQNELQELQQVSSVIATRETILNQDVEEVTSFARDLTDLYRRADRLIQPWPETAAIDVAVTYRVHLRQLHDALGSAREALSQLDANLTSAIAQTAALRASVETQSRHLRQQLDLVQAGIGQASRRVAELEEQHGRLKALANLLDERTKRFDRLAEERDGLYADLEKRRSAIFKERQNICSQLSRDLSPAIRARVTQSENVDAYQSAIISALRGSGIHYNNLAPQIAREVAPFELVQWVELNDAAALGSALGIRSDRAQTIISALNGRQLADIIAAEIGDGIALELLDGPEYKSTDRLSIGQRCTVVLPVLLGRHGDTLIIDQPEDHLDNAFIASTLVTALRQRRGQDQFIFSSHNANIPVLGEADQVAVMTSDGEHGSVSHVGPLDDRNTVLHITALMEGGIEAFTKRSRFYELEGIELS